In one window of Geotrypetes seraphini chromosome 3, aGeoSer1.1, whole genome shotgun sequence DNA:
- the KBTBD11 gene encoding kelch repeat and BTB domain-containing protein 11: MAMESPVSFAAYPSKLQHVGENQDGAADHSASEMGDSSCTLHPKPMASSKTEENGHSEPEEEGAIGDEGQVSYGLSSTPCFSAVPPVARNSSLQQHQMVQNRCDVASNPKEAIQASVTDAAVQIKGIQDPWNQGIAETPDLVIEVAGRRLHAHRSVLAEKSDYFRARASRDTLRIKGVSAAALELLLGYLYTGHLEVQPEELAELIAAAELLQLPCAVQCAAESLRRQLSLNNCYHVLSLAKRHRLAALRDATYNFMSDHFLEVLHDPTIYGHLTGSERELILRRRTEVGPRCLLLVELSGIAPTHGSSSRPPSRESSRPQSPALEEDEEQPEEEEDRPHFIYRYSEVEGGNSCWKPVTCLPAEAVARGSATCVLFNYVVVAGGVRGHGSSARASDHVCCYNPATDTWSTLRPLRQPRAQLQLLALDDCLYAVGGECLFSVERYDPRMDRWTAAAPLPRGAFAVAHEAAACNGEIYVSGGSLSYRLLKYEPRRDQWHECPGIQGHQRSSGMAAHAGSLYRFDTGRGGSQGQRQQGMFVSRYNALAKRWSQCGTLNPGPAIGRLPFRCISLDGIIYCVSRFGALRFHPPPLEGGDGCFDPEPLPVPLGSKGVLVPLVLSFPEQGRADPVEQQPLSRP, translated from the coding sequence ATGGCCATggaaagcccagtatcctttgcCGCTTATCCCAGCAAACTCCAGCATGTCGGTGAGAACCAGGATGGGGCCGCAGACCACAGTGCTTCAGAGATGGGTGACAGCAGCTGCACCTTGCATCCAAAGCCTATGGCTAGTTCTAAAACTGAAGAAAATGGCCACAGTGAGCCAGAAGAGGAGGGTGCTATAGGGGATGAAGGCCAGGTGTCTTATGGGCTTAGCTCAACCCCCTGCTTCTCCGCCGTACCACCTGTGGCCAGAAACAGCTCCCTGCAGCAGCATCAGATGGTGCAAAATCGGTGTGACGTCGCAAGTAATCCAAAGGAGGCGATCCAGGCATCCGTTACTGATGCTGCTGTCCAAATCAAGGGGATCCAAGACCCATGGAATCAAGGGATCGCTGAAACCCCAGACTTGGTGATCGAGGTGGCAGGGCGGCGGCTCCACGCACATCGGTCTGTGCtagcagagaagagcgactacttCCGGGCGCGAGCCTCGCGGGACACTCTGCGCATCAAGGGTGTGAGTGCAGCAGCGCTTGAACTCCTGCTTGGCTATTTATATACAGGGCACCTGGAGGTACAGCCTGAAGAGCTGGCTGAGCTAATAGCGGCTGCCGAGCTCTTGCAGCTCCCCTGTGCTGTGCAGTGCGCTGCTGAGAGCTTGCGCCGACAACTCAGCCTCAACAACTGCTACCATGTGCTGAGTCTGGCCAAACGCCACCGCCTTGCTGCACTCCGTGACGCCACCTACAATTTTATGAGTGACCACTTCCTAGAAGTGCTGCATGACCCAACCATCTATGGGCACCTGACAGGTTCCGAACGAGAACTCATTCTACGGCGCCGCACCGAGGTTGGTCCCCGCTGCCTTCTTCTGGTTGAACTCAGCGGCATTGCCCCCACTCATGGCAGTAGCAGCCGGCCCCCAAGTCGGGAGAGCAGCCGACCTCAGAGCCCAGCACTGGAGGAGGATGAAGAGCAACCAGAAGAAGAGGAAGACAGGCCTCACTTCATCTATCGCTATAGTGAGGTAGAGGGAGGAAACAGCTGCTGGAAGCCCGTCACTTGCCTGCCTGCTGAGGCTGTGGCCCGAGGTTCTGCCACCTGTGTATTGTTTAACTATGTGGTAGTTGCAGGTGGTGTGCGTGGCCATGGATCCTCTGCCCGTGCCTCTGATCATGTCTGCTGCTACAACCCAGCCACGGATACATGGAGCACATTAAGGCCACTGCGTCAGCCTCGGGCCCAGCTGCAACTGCTTGCACTTGATGACTGCCTATATGCTGTAGGTGGTGAATGCCTCTTCAGTGTTGAGCGCTATGACCCACGCATGGACCGCTGGACTGCTGCTGCTCCCTTACCCCGGGGGGCCTTTGCTGTGGCACATGAAGCTGCTGCCTGTAATGGTGAGATCTATGTCTCTGGCGGGTCTCTCTCATACCGCCTGCTCAAGTACGAGCCACGGCGTGATCAGTGGCACGAATGTCCTGGCATTCAGGGACACCAGCGCTCATCTGGCATGGCAGCACACGCAGGCTCCCTCTATCGCTTTGACACAGGCCGTGGTGGTTCACAGGGACAACGGCAACAGGGAATGTTTGTCTCCCGCTACAATGCTCTGGCCAAGCGCTGGAGCCAGTGTGGCACCCTGAATCCTGGTCCTGCTATTGGCCGTCTTCCTTTTCGCTGTATTTCCCTTGATGGCATCATCTACTGTGTGAGCCGTTTTGGTGCCTTGCGCTTTCATCCACCACCACTAGAGGGTGGTGATGGTTGTTTTGACCCTGAGCCCCTGCCTGTGCCTCTTGGCTCTAAAGGAGTGCTTGTACCACTAGTTCTTTCATTcccagaacagggcagggcagaCCCAGTAGAACAACAGCCACTTTCCAGGCCCTGA